A region from the Jaculus jaculus isolate mJacJac1 chromosome 18, mJacJac1.mat.Y.cur, whole genome shotgun sequence genome encodes:
- the Depp1 gene encoding protein DEPP1 yields MRSRLLLSVAHLPTIRETSEEILPGGAGQEPPASPSLDDYVRSICQLAQPTSVLDKVTVRGRPNRAHRPAQTTEKRSGASSLRNSNPCSSGQQPTLPSAGIDDPLAWLFGASQEQQLNGRDVAMRSGPSGGHCGAHRQTDSGKARERLCEARMPDCSLARPSQDKRPTSNPKSWTSARTCRASACGPRPSSILRSLYLHLPVIHEL; encoded by the coding sequence ATGAGATCCCGGCTTTTGCTGTCTGTGGCCCACCTGCCCACGATTCGGGAGACTTCAGAGGAGATCCTCCCTGGGGGAGCTGGGCAGGAGCCCCCAGCCTCTCCTAGCTTGGATGACTATGTCAGGTCTATCTGTCAGCTGGCGCAGCCCACCTCTGTACTGGACAAGGTCACAGTCAGGGGTCGACCCAACAGAGCCCATCGGCCTGCCCAGACCACGGAGAAGAGAAGTGGGGCTTCATCCCTACGAAACAGTAACCCTTGCTCCAGTGGCCAGCAACCCACACTGCCCTCTGCTGGCATTGATGACCCCCTGGCTTGGCTCTTTGGGGCATCACAGGAACAGCAACTAAATGGAAGGGACGTGGCCATGAGATCGGGCCCCTCTGGTGGCCACTGCGGTGCACATAGACAGACGGACAGCGGCAAGGCCAGAGAGAGGCTCTGCGAAGCCCGGATGCCTGATTGCTCTCTGGCAAGACCATCACAAGACAAGCGCCCCACCTCCAACCCCAAAAGCTGGACTTCCGCACGGACCTGCCGGGCCTCTGCCTGCGGCCCCCGCCCAAGCAGCATCCTCAGAAGTCTCTACTTGCATCTCCCTGTCATCCATGAACTCTGA